Proteins from one Flavobacterium branchiarum genomic window:
- a CDS encoding type II toxin-antitoxin system HipA family toxin, with the protein MAANELIDVFAFGIEIGKLGYSGDEKRSYFQYNSEFLDSGRYSRMFPFIFKRHKHAQVFTQFNGETFRGLPPMIADSLPDMFGNIIFKEWFEAQDLSFDKISPLDQLSYVANRGMGALEYRPVAEIPKTENVNFDEIVAILQQVLEIKKDTSGENLSDIALLNIFKLGTSAGGARPKILVSEHKQTLQIIPGDVEYSENYNHYLVKLFMDEAGDYNREKVEYVYYLLTQQAGIEMMPCKLIEDKHFATLRYDRQNGRKQHVLTASGLTGWDYGKPEHSSYERLFQLAVGLKVPHKDIRELYRRMIFNVVFANTDDHLKNHSFIYDEEKDAWNLGPAYDVTYPIDALRKFLNTPRALSINGKRLKIVLDDVLPLAEEMAIKNPIKIIKEVQNVIAQWEDISGEFLIPEKVRSSIIKDFSPLII; encoded by the coding sequence ATGGCAGCAAATGAACTTATAGATGTTTTTGCCTTTGGAATTGAAATTGGTAAATTAGGATACAGTGGAGATGAAAAAAGAAGTTATTTCCAGTATAATTCGGAATTTTTAGATTCTGGACGATATAGTAGAATGTTTCCTTTTATTTTTAAAAGACATAAACACGCACAGGTATTTACACAGTTCAATGGAGAAACATTTCGTGGACTTCCGCCAATGATTGCAGACTCGCTTCCGGACATGTTTGGAAATATTATTTTCAAAGAGTGGTTTGAAGCACAGGATTTATCTTTTGATAAAATTAGTCCACTGGATCAGCTGAGTTATGTTGCCAATAGAGGTATGGGAGCATTAGAGTACAGACCAGTAGCCGAAATCCCAAAAACCGAAAACGTAAATTTCGATGAGATAGTTGCCATACTGCAGCAGGTATTAGAAATAAAAAAGGATACTTCTGGAGAAAACCTCAGTGATATTGCACTTTTAAATATATTTAAGCTAGGAACTTCAGCTGGGGGAGCCAGGCCTAAAATATTAGTATCAGAGCATAAGCAGACGCTGCAAATTATTCCGGGTGATGTTGAGTATTCTGAAAATTACAATCATTATTTGGTAAAGCTCTTTATGGATGAAGCCGGGGACTACAATAGAGAAAAAGTAGAATATGTCTATTATTTACTGACCCAGCAAGCAGGTATTGAAATGATGCCATGTAAACTTATTGAAGATAAACATTTTGCTACATTGCGCTATGACAGGCAAAATGGGCGGAAACAACATGTATTGACTGCTTCGGGGTTAACAGGTTGGGATTACGGAAAGCCTGAGCATTCATCTTACGAAAGACTTTTTCAGCTTGCTGTCGGACTCAAGGTGCCACATAAAGATATCAGGGAATTGTATAGAAGGATGATTTTTAATGTTGTATTCGCTAATACAGATGACCATCTTAAAAACCACAGTTTTATCTATGATGAAGAGAAAGATGCCTGGAATTTGGGGCCAGCCTATGATGTTACATATCCAATTGATGCACTTCGTAAATTCTTAAACACCCCTCGTGCTTTATCGATAAATGGGAAACGTCTTAAAATCGTTCTTGATGATGTACTTCCTTTAGCCGAGGAAATGGCAATTAAGAATCCTATCAAAATAATCAAGGAAGTACAAAATGTAATTGCACAATGGGAGGATATTTCAGGGGAATTTCTAATTCCGGAAAAAGTTCGGTCATCTATAATCAAAGATTTTTCACCTTTGATTATTTAA
- a CDS encoding nitroreductase family protein has translation MALIEDLNWRHAVKAYDPTRKVKQEDIDKIVEAARLAPTSSGLQPFKLIVVENQDIKNQLSEGSLNPECMREASHILIFAAWNRYTEERIDKVYDFTTDERDLPRGRFESYTDKLKSIYLAEEAEKNFAHTSRQTYIALGLALAQAAELKVDTTPVEGFDNAVIDKVLQLDNLGLKSVSLMYVGIADPSRDWIGSMKKVRIPTEEFVIEYK, from the coding sequence ATGGCATTAATAGAAGATTTAAACTGGCGACATGCTGTAAAAGCATATGATCCTACTAGAAAAGTAAAACAAGAAGATATTGATAAAATTGTTGAGGCAGCACGTTTAGCACCAACTTCATCTGGACTACAACCTTTTAAACTTATTGTAGTAGAAAACCAGGATATTAAAAATCAATTATCTGAAGGATCATTAAATCCAGAGTGCATGAGAGAAGCTTCACACATTTTGATTTTTGCGGCCTGGAACCGATATACTGAAGAACGCATTGACAAAGTTTACGATTTCACTACAGATGAAAGAGATTTGCCACGCGGTCGTTTTGAGAGCTATACAGACAAATTAAAATCTATTTATTTAGCCGAAGAGGCTGAAAAAAACTTTGCACACACATCGCGTCAAACTTATATTGCACTTGGGCTGGCACTTGCTCAAGCTGCAGAATTGAAAGTAGATACCACGCCTGTAGAAGGATTTGATAACGCGGTTATTGACAAGGTTCTTCAGCTTGATAACCTAGGATTAAAAAGCGTTTCTCTTATGTATGTAGGTATTGCGGATCCTTCAAGAGATTGGATTGGTTCAATGAAAAAAGTAAGAATTCCGACAGAAGAATTTGTAATTGAATACAAATAA
- a CDS encoding Txe/YoeB family addiction module toxin yields the protein MDICFTKNGWEEFEYWIENDTDTAIKIKELIKSVKQNPFTGIGKPEPLRHDLKGFWSRRISSEHRLVYKVSGNKGVDQKCIILQCRFHYDD from the coding sequence ATGGATATTTGTTTTACTAAGAACGGTTGGGAAGAGTTTGAATACTGGATTGAAAACGATACCGATACAGCAATAAAGATAAAAGAATTAATAAAATCCGTTAAACAAAATCCATTTACTGGAATCGGAAAACCTGAACCGCTAAGACATGATTTGAAAGGCTTTTGGTCACGTAGAATCAGTAGTGAACATCGATTAGTTTATAAAGTATCAGGAAATAAAGGAGTTGACCAGAAGTGCATCATACTTCAATGTAGATTCCACTACGATGATTAA
- a CDS encoding helix-turn-helix transcriptional regulator, which translates to MLDNITIKDVKLKIGEWCKQYRQKYDMTQEDLAQVLEMSRLTIRKVEEGKNVTLDTLLKVVNHFDMLESLYNVVDTDISNHNINSLY; encoded by the coding sequence ATGTTAGACAATATAACTATTAAAGATGTAAAACTTAAGATTGGCGAATGGTGTAAGCAATATCGTCAAAAATATGATATGACTCAGGAAGATCTAGCACAAGTATTAGAAATGTCAAGACTTACTATTAGAAAAGTTGAAGAAGGTAAAAATGTTACTCTTGATACTTTGTTAAAGGTAGTAAATCATTTTGATATGCTAGAGAGTCTTTATAATGTTGTTGATACTGATATTTCAAACCATAATATTAATTCCTTATACTAA
- a CDS encoding organic hydroperoxide resistance protein: MKTLYKIGATAKGGRNGHVKSDNGVLDLEVRMPKGLGGANDNYANPEMLFAAGYAACFDSALNLIIKQNKIDAGETAVTANVSIGQLENGAFGLTADLHANIQGVTLDQAQSLIEKAHQICPYSNATRGNMDVTLTVSNN, encoded by the coding sequence ATGAAAACATTATATAAAATTGGCGCTACGGCCAAAGGAGGAAGAAACGGGCACGTAAAAAGTGACAATGGTGTACTAGACTTAGAAGTAAGAATGCCTAAAGGTCTTGGAGGTGCTAATGACAATTATGCCAATCCAGAAATGCTGTTTGCTGCTGGTTATGCCGCTTGTTTTGATAGTGCTTTAAATTTAATAATTAAACAAAATAAAATTGACGCTGGAGAAACTGCTGTAACTGCTAATGTAAGCATTGGACAATTGGAAAATGGAGCATTCGGCCTAACTGCAGACTTACATGCTAATATTCAAGGTGTAACTTTAGACCAGGCACAGTCTCTTATAGAAAAAGCGCATCAAATTTGTCCATATTCTAACGCTACCCGTGGTAATATGGATGTTACATTAACTGTTTCAAACAACTAA
- a CDS encoding MarR family winged helix-turn-helix transcriptional regulator: MEDFLKLDKQVCFSIYVLHREIMQHYRPILEAIDLTYPQYITMMALWENGQQTVNQLGAKLNLDNGTVTPLLKRLEGKKLLTRTRSKADERVVLIALTEEGKNLREKASSVPMQILQALHLDLDDLHQLKAMSDKIVERAQKKIPTAQIS; this comes from the coding sequence ATGGAAGACTTTTTAAAGTTAGATAAACAAGTATGCTTTTCAATTTATGTATTGCATCGTGAAATTATGCAGCATTATCGGCCGATATTAGAGGCTATTGATTTAACCTATCCACAATATATAACCATGATGGCATTATGGGAAAACGGACAGCAGACCGTTAACCAACTCGGCGCAAAGCTTAATCTAGATAACGGGACAGTAACACCATTACTAAAACGCTTGGAAGGGAAAAAATTATTAACACGTACGCGAAGCAAAGCAGATGAACGTGTTGTATTGATTGCACTCACTGAGGAAGGAAAAAATTTAAGAGAGAAAGCTTCTTCTGTACCGATGCAGATTTTACAAGCATTACATCTAGATTTGGATGATTTACACCAGCTAAAAGCAATGTCTGATAAAATAGTCGAACGTGCACAAAAAAAAATTCCGACCGCTCAAATATCTTAG